In Hymenobacter gelipurpurascens, one DNA window encodes the following:
- the folK gene encoding 2-amino-4-hydroxy-6-hydroxymethyldihydropteridine diphosphokinase: protein MPTTYLLLGSNIGDRVAILREAVEQLSVLAGTVEKISGLYETAAWGLEDQPAFLNQAVQLHTLLPAEQLLDACQRVEQLAGRERLMRWGARTLDVDILLYDAEVILTERLSVPHTRLPERRFALVPLAEIAPSTIHPVLGQSVSELLAACPDPLPVSLYAM from the coding sequence GTGCCCACTACATACCTCTTGCTAGGCTCCAACATCGGCGACCGTGTTGCTATTCTTCGCGAAGCCGTAGAGCAGCTTTCCGTACTGGCGGGAACAGTTGAGAAAATTTCGGGCCTGTATGAAACGGCCGCTTGGGGCCTGGAAGATCAGCCGGCATTTTTGAACCAGGCGGTGCAGCTACACACCCTTCTGCCGGCGGAGCAGCTGCTGGATGCGTGCCAACGCGTAGAACAGCTGGCTGGCCGGGAGCGGCTGATGCGCTGGGGGGCGCGTACGCTGGATGTGGATATTTTGCTCTATGACGCTGAGGTAATACTGACTGAACGCCTCTCAGTGCCGCACACGCGCCTACCGGAACGGCGGTTTGCCTTGGTTCCATTGGCTGAAATTGCGCCCTCAACTATACATCCGGTGCTAGGCCAGTCCGTTTCGGAACTGCTGGCCGCGTGCCCCGACCCGTTGCCAGTAAGCCTGTATGCCATGTGA